One window of the Manihot esculenta cultivar AM560-2 chromosome 14, M.esculenta_v8, whole genome shotgun sequence genome contains the following:
- the LOC122721798 gene encoding uncharacterized protein LOC122721798: MDETPWCLARTHEWPSNYQFYISETNKFAFLLIDQQHAPKASDSKMDQIKPPKNLILSRESMDAALDILLVGRSVGEATQKVAETISSRSAIRPPPPPPVSSQASKPSSRRSRSSRPSSQGRSSSAHWSIQAPQPQGTSNEGTEEGPMIISEVAEGVGSARSDLVLPTVGASGVSAAVEEEVPGGRLEVPIMEEGAPGKRAEVILVDEDVSKAPTNDALAPEEVGSDLAKDGGVTEKVGDKRPASLEMPAPAPARKKSRASKGSAPALPPIGEKKEGSKESTPVLPPPEKKKDVPVIPLLSAPDNDILNAEDITHQSPASVVAEIVKERMFGGVMEALDPRLLALTGLLASSTREQAAFRSRPRGELGDTIREMLLMVTGLFMEVDARDHSLRESVDRRIEEARLEENLSATSDARGNLAVARVHTQSLQAELHSALEALKRADGKAAEAQEHAKSLEAELFHTHRVLKESDERAAAAEVRCEEVLKQLSSMVETLREKDEAMSQKDEVQCQYEALKADFEGAQAHLDKVKVQKEGALARVEVLEQELSRSSERIRDLALSAEESKLHNQELSQEVGTLEHKCSALLEEAKHVEDMI; encoded by the exons ATGGATGAAACTCCTTGGTGTCTTGCTCGCACCCACGAATGGCCATCAAATTATCAGTTCTACATTAGTGAAACCAACAAATTTGCTTTCCTTCTCATAGATCAACAGCATGCACCCAAAG CCTCTGACTCCAAGATGGACCAAATCAAGCCTCCCAAGAACCTCATATTGTCCCGAGAGAGTATGGACGCAGCTTTGGACATCCTGCTGGTGGGGCGATCCGTGGGAGAGGCTACTCAAAAAGTGGCAGAAACTATTTCCTCCAGGTCGGCTATTCGacctccacctcctcctccgGTCTCTTCTCAGGCTTCTAAGCCCAGCTCTCGACGTAGCAGGTCATCCCGGCCTTCCAGCCAAGGGAGGTCGAGCTCTGCTCATTGGTCTATACAAGCCCCCCAGCCTCAAGGTACTTCTAACGAGGGGACGGAAGAGGGTCCCATGATTATCTCTGAAGTGGCTGAGGGTGTTGGATCGGCGAGGTCGGACCTTGTCCTTCCTACTGTGGGCGCTTCTGGGGTCTCCGCTGCTGTTGAAGAGGAGGTCCCCGGGGGGAGGCTAGAGGTCCCCATTATGGAAGAGGGAGCTCCAGGGAAAAGAGCGGAGGTTATTCTCGTGGACGAGGATGTCTCGAAGGCCCCCACCAATGATGCTCTTGCCCCTGAAGAGGTGGGATCTGACCTTGCCAAGGATGGAGGTGTCACAGAGAAGGTAGGGGACAAACGTCCTGCCTCCCTTGAAATGCCTGccccagctccagctcggaagaagtccagggcttccaagggatcagctccagctctccctcctATTGGAGAGAAGAAAGAAGGTTCTAAAGAATCAACTCCGGTTCTCCCTCCTCctgaaaagaagaaagatgtCCCTGTGATACCACTGCtgtctgctcctgacaacgACATTCTGAACGCAGAGGATATCACTCATCAGTCTCCGGCGAGCGTGGTTGCTGAGATTGTCAAGGAGCGGATGTTTGGTGGCGTCATGGAGGCTTTGGATCCACGcttgcttgctctcactggtcTCTTAGCTAGCTCTACTAGGGAGCAAGCAGCGTTCCGTTCTCGACCTCGTGGGGAGCTCGGAGAcacaatcagggagatgcttctgatg gtgacgggcctctttatggaggtggatgctcgtgaccactctctccgggaatctgtggaccgccggattgaggaggcgcgTCTAGAGGAGAATTTATCCGCAACTAGTGATGCCAGGGGCAACCTCGCAGTAGCTCGAGTTCATACCCAGTCCCTCCAGGCAGAGCTGCATTCTGCCTTGGAGGCCCTCAAAAGAGCTGACGGGAAGGCGGCTGAGGCACAAGAGCACGCCAAGTCCCTGGAAGCAGAGTTGTTTCATACCCACAGGGTtctcaaggagtctgatgagagggcggcTGCAGCTGAGGTCCGATGTGAAGAagttttgaagcagctgtcctctatggtGGAGACTCTTCGTGAGAAGGACGAGGCTATGAGTCAGAAGGATGAGGTCCAGTGTCAATATGAGGCCCtgaaggctgattttgaaggaGCTCAAGCTCACCTTGATAAGGTGAAGGTTCAAAAGGAAGgagccctagctcgggtggaggttctcgagcaggagctgagcaggAGTTCTGAgcgtatcagagacctggctttATCGGCAGAGGAGTCTAAACTTCATAATCAAGAGCTTAGTCAAGAAGTCGGGACTTTGGAGCATAAATGCTCAGCCTTGCTCGAGGAGGCCAAACATGTTGAGGACATGATCTAG
- the LOC110608189 gene encoding pentatricopeptide repeat-containing protein At2g18940, chloroplastic produces MEGTLFPIKPVYPILKNKPTPPNPPLKFSSAKLPPPPFPPSSSHLSFHFDSLLQHLLHLSSPPNSTAQKLNGTKFSSSLQISNDSAQKRNPISALQFEVDKEEGVSNNGSLDYLSTKGKLILDSIMEQPLHSLSAFFDSCKYELLQVDLICLLKALDYSGNWEKALSLFEWTVLNLGAANEKLDNRAIELMVRILGRESQHSIASKLFDIIPLDDYLLDVRAYTTILHTYSRTGKYKRAIEIFEKMTESGLSPDLVTYNVILDVYGKMGRSWSKILGLLDEMRSRGLEFDEFTCSTVISACGREGLLNEAKDFLTGLKSHGYVPGTVTYNALLQVFGKAGMYSEALTILKEMEDNNCPPDAVTYNEIVAAYVRAGFYEEGASVIDAMTCKGIMPNAVTYTTMINAYGRAGEMDKALKLFDQMKEMGCVPNVCTYNAVLGMLGKKSRSEEMLKILCDMKLNGCAPNRITWNTMLAMCGNMGMQKYVNQVLREMKSCGFEPDKDTFNTLINAYGRCGSVIDVAKMLEEVIEAGFTPCVTTYNALLNALARRGDWRVAEAVILEMKNKGFKPNDTSYSLILHSYAKGGNVKGIERIEKDIYDGHIFRSWMLLRTLVLANFKCRSLMGMERAFKALQKHGYKPDLVLFNSMLSIFAKNNMYKRAHKMLHSIHESGLQPDLITYNSLMDMYARGGDCWKAEEILRMLQKSGGKPDLVSYNTVIKAFCRQGLMQEAIRILSEMTSIGIVPCIFTYNTFITGYAAQGMFTEISDVISYMIKHDCRPNELTYKIVVDGYCKAKQYKEAMDFVSKIKNIDSSFGDMSVRRLASRVRTNLAS; encoded by the coding sequence ATGGAAGGTACTCTCTTCCCAATCAAACCAGTGTATCCCATCCTAAAGAACAAACCAACACCGCCAAACCCACCTCTGAAATTCAGCTCAGCAAAACTGCCTCCGCCTCCTTTTCCTCCTTCCTCTTCTCATCTCTCTTTCCATTTTGATTCTCTCCTCCAACACCTCCTCCATCTCTCTTCTCCACCCAATTCTACTGCCCAGAAGCTAAATGGCACtaaattctcttcttctcttcaaaTTTCTAATGATTCAGCTCAGAAAAGAAATCCCATTTCAGCCCTTCAATTTGAAGTGGACAAAGAAGAGGGTGTATCGAATAATGGGTCTCTTGATTACTTGTCAACAAAGGGTAAGTTGATACTTGATTCCATTATGGAACAGCCATTGCATAGTTTGAGTGCTTTCTTTGATTCTTGCAAATATGAGCTGCTTCAAGTTGACTTGATCTGTCTCTTGAAAGCATTGGACTATTCTGGCAACTGGGAAAAAGCCCTTTCATTGTTTGAATGGACAGTTCTGAATTTAGGAGCTGCAAATGAGAAACTAGATAATCGGGCTATCGAACTGATGGTCAGGATTCTTGGTAGAGAGTCGCAGCATTCTATTGCATCGAAGCTGTTTGATATAATTCCCCTTGATGACTACTTGCTAGATGTTCGGGCATACACAACTATTCTTCACACTTATTCTCGTACTGGCAAGTATAAGAGAGCAATTGAAATATTCGAGAAAATGACCGAGTCAGGTTTGTCACCAGATTTAGTTACTTACAATGTCATTCTGGATGTTTATGGGAAAATGGGTCGGTCATGGAGCAAGATTTTAGGCCTTTTAGATGAGATGAGAAGCAGAGGACTTGAGTTCGATGAGTTTACTTGCAGTACTGTAATATCTGCTTGTGGGAGAGAAGGCCTGCTAAATGAAGCAAAAGACTTCCTTACTGGATTGAAGTCTCATGGCTATGTACCAGGTACGGTCACATATAATGCTTTGCTGCAAGTGTTTGGCAAGGCAGGGATGTACTCGGAGGCCTTGACCATCTTGAAAGAAATGGAGGATAACAATTGTCCACCTGATGCTGTGACTTATAATGAGATTGTTGCAGCTTATGTTAGGGCAGGGTTCTATGAGGAAGGAGCTTCTGTCATTGATGCAATGACTTGTAAAGGAATCATGCCAAATGCTGTCACATACACTACCATGATAAATGCTTATGGCAGAGCAGGGGAGATGGACAAGGCTTTAAAGTTGTTTGACCAGATGAAGGAGATGGGTTGTGTTCCTAATGTTTGTACTTACAATGCTGTTCTGGGAATGCTAGGAAAGAAGTCACGATCAGAAGAGATGCTGAAGATACTTTGTGATATGAAATTAAATGGTTGTGCTCCTAATCGTATCACATGGAACACAATGCTTGCCATGTGTGGTAATATGGGTATGCAAAAATATGTTAATCAGGTTCTTCGGGAAATGAAAAGTTGTGGGTTTGAGCCTGATAAAGACACATTCAATACTTTGATTAATGCATATGGAAGGTGTGGTTCTGTTATTGATGTTGCTAAAATGCTTGAGGAGGTGATTGAAGCAGGGTTTACTCCATGTGTTACTACATATAATGCACTTCTGAATGCTCTGGCACGACGAGGAGATTGGAGAGTGGCAGAAGCAGTCATCCtagaaatgaaaaataaaggTTTCAAGCCCAATGATACCTCATACTCATTGATACTTCATTCCTATGCAAAGGGTGGAAATGTGAAAGGGATAGAAAGGATAGAGAAAGATATTTATGATGGTCACATCTTTCGCAGCTGGATGCTTTTGAGAACCCTTGTTCTTGCAAACTTCAAGTGTAGATCACTAATGGGAATGGAAAGGGCATTCAAGGCATTGCAGAAACATGGTTACAAGCCagatttagttttatttaattctatGCTTTCAATTTTTGCAAAGAACAATATGTATAAGCGAGCTCATAAAATGCTGCATTCGATTCATGAGAGTGGGTTGCAGCCTGATCTCATCACCTACAATAGCTTGATGGACATGTATGCCAGAGGAGGAGACTGCTGGAAAGCGGAAGAGATTCTCAGGATGCTACAAAAGTCTGGTGGGAAACCCGACCTTGTTTCATATAACACTGTCATTAAAGCATTTTGTAGACAAGGACTTATGCAGGAGGCTATAAGAATCCTATCAGAGATGACATCAATAGGAATTGTACCATGTATTTTTACATACAATACTTTTATTACGGGCTATGCTGCACAAGGAATGTTTACAGAAATAAGTGATGTGATTAGCTACATGATTAAGCATGACTGCAGACCAAATGAGCTAACCTACAAGATTGTGGTAGATGGTTATTGTAAAGCAAAACAATATAAAGAAGCCATGGACTTCGTTTCAAAGATTAAGAATATAGATAGCTCTTTTGGTGATATGTCCGTGCGAAGACTTGCTTCTCGGGTGCGCACTAATCTGGCATCATGA